One genomic segment of Alphaproteobacteria bacterium HT1-32 includes these proteins:
- the rplT gene encoding 50S ribosomal protein L20, with translation MARVSRGVTSHARHKKVLKLAKGYRGRNSTNFRIALEKVEKGLQYAYRDRRAKKRTFRQLWITRINAGVRQHGMTYSQFMNGMKLAGIELDRKVLADMAALEPESFKALVDTARAAIAE, from the coding sequence ATGGCACGCGTATCACGGGGCGTCACAAGTCACGCCCGTCACAAGAAAGTCCTGAAGCTCGCCAAGGGTTATCGGGGTCGTAATTCAACCAACTTCCGCATCGCGCTGGAAAAGGTCGAGAAGGGCCTTCAGTACGCCTATCGCGACCGTCGTGCGAAAAAGCGGACATTCCGTCAGCTCTGGATCACCCGCATCAATGCCGGTGTCCGTCAGCACGGTATGACCTATTCCCAGTTTATGAACGGCATGAAGCTCGCCGGGATTGAGCTGGACCGCAAGGTGCTTGCCGACATGGCAGCGCTGGAGCCGGAAAGCTTCAAAGCCCTGGTCGACACCGCCCGGGCCGCGATCGCCGAATAA
- a CDS encoding PhzF family phenazine biosynthesis isomerase produces MPDAALLKKSISVGVVNAFVVDGQGGNPAGVVLDADDLSETDMQAVAARVGLSETAFVSRSDIAGFRLDFFTPNRRIPHCGHATIATFSRLAELGRVTDGETSKQTVDGPRKIFIRDGMAYMEQLAPVYRRSDDWVTEGVSASQVLASVGLASDRVDPRFPPVVVSTGNGMMYVGVRSGADLRDLVPDMAAISDISEKLDLVGYYIFTTDPGATGEDATARMFGPRFAIEEEAATGMAAGPLACLLHDSLPEKKATWIIEQGHYMTPPSPSRITVELDRDGDRITGLLAGGHGRLMREMTVTLD; encoded by the coding sequence ATGCCCGATGCCGCGTTATTGAAGAAATCCATCTCCGTGGGTGTTGTGAATGCCTTTGTCGTTGACGGACAGGGCGGCAACCCGGCGGGTGTTGTGCTTGATGCCGATGATCTGAGCGAAACTGACATGCAGGCGGTTGCCGCCCGGGTCGGGCTGTCAGAGACCGCTTTTGTCTCGCGGTCTGATATCGCCGGGTTCCGGCTGGATTTCTTCACGCCAAACCGCCGTATCCCGCATTGCGGGCATGCCACCATCGCGACCTTTTCCCGGCTTGCGGAACTGGGCCGGGTGACAGATGGCGAGACCTCAAAGCAAACGGTTGATGGCCCCCGCAAAATCTTCATCCGTGATGGCATGGCCTACATGGAACAGCTTGCCCCGGTTTATCGCCGGTCTGATGACTGGGTGACGGAGGGTGTCTCTGCCAGTCAGGTGCTGGCCTCGGTCGGACTCGCCAGCGACCGGGTTGATCCGCGATTTCCGCCCGTCGTTGTCAGTACCGGCAATGGCATGATGTATGTCGGCGTCCGGTCTGGCGCTGATCTGCGCGACCTTGTGCCGGATATGGCCGCTATCTCGGACATCAGCGAGAAACTGGACCTTGTCGGCTATTACATCTTCACAACAGATCCCGGGGCGACCGGTGAGGATGCGACAGCCCGGATGTTCGGCCCCCGTTTCGCGATAGAGGAAGAAGCCGCAACCGGCATGGCCGCCGGCCCTCTGGCCTGTCTGCTGCATGACAGCCTGCCGGAGAAGAAGGCGACCTGGATTATTGAGCAGGGCCATTACATGACACCGCCCTCACCCAGCCGGATAACCGTGGAGCTTGACCGGGACGGCGACCGGATCACCGGCCTGCTGGCCGGGGGCCATGGCAGATTGATGCGGGAAATGACAGTCACGCTGGATTAG
- the rpmI gene encoding 50S ribosomal protein L35, with the protein MPKMKTKSSAKKRFRTTGTGKLRHNVAGKQHGMIKRTNKFIRSARGTDIVSAVDERIIKRNFMPYDR; encoded by the coding sequence ATGCCCAAGATGAAGACAAAGTCGAGCGCCAAGAAGCGTTTTCGCACGACCGGGACGGGCAAACTGCGCCATAACGTCGCCGGTAAACAGCATGGTATGATCAAACGCACCAATAAATTCATCCGGTCCGCCCGCGGCACCGACATCGTATCCGCCGTGGACGAGCGCATCATCAAGCGCAACTTCATGCCGTACGATCGCTGA
- a CDS encoding Bcr/CflA family efflux MFS transporter, which produces MGFYRTAAILGLLASVGPFAIDMYLPALPTIAADLGTTVAGVQITLTAFFIAFGTAQMVYGPWSDQVGRKLPLYVGLLIFIAGSLGCVVSPSIEWLVASRFLQGMGAAVVMVMPRAIVRDLYTGTKATRLMSSIMLVISVSPMLAPLAGSLLILSFDWHSIFLVLAVGAVISLLLVRFSLTETLPQSDRVPVNVRNMVHGMKVLLTDRMFLGLTFIGGFSMASFFVFIASASFVYTQQFGLTPMQFSLAFAINAAGFFGASQFAATLGDRFGMERVVAMAVVGFFILTSTLLMVTLAGYVSLPIVVGFLFCANACLGLVIPTAMVLALDAHGHIAGLASSLGGTLQMVCGGVMIAIASQFFDGTTTPMVFAIAVCGWCVLTIRLFLFAGRNRARGLT; this is translated from the coding sequence ATCGGTTTTTACAGAACGGCAGCCATACTGGGTTTGCTGGCCAGTGTCGGGCCGTTCGCTATTGATATGTATCTGCCGGCGCTGCCGACAATCGCAGCGGACCTCGGGACGACCGTCGCCGGGGTACAGATCACCCTGACGGCCTTTTTCATTGCCTTCGGTACGGCACAGATGGTGTACGGCCCGTGGTCCGATCAGGTCGGTCGCAAGCTGCCGCTTTATGTCGGGTTGCTGATCTTTATCGCCGGGTCGCTGGGCTGTGTGGTGTCGCCGTCAATCGAATGGCTGGTTGCCAGCCGGTTCCTGCAGGGCATGGGTGCCGCCGTTGTCATGGTGATGCCGCGCGCCATCGTGCGTGATCTCTATACCGGGACAAAGGCAACGCGCCTGATGTCATCGATCATGCTGGTGATCAGCGTTTCACCAATGCTGGCACCGCTGGCCGGAAGCCTGCTGATTCTGTCTTTTGACTGGCATTCGATCTTTCTGGTGCTGGCGGTCGGGGCTGTCATCAGCCTGCTGCTGGTCCGCTTCTCCCTGACCGAGACGCTGCCGCAATCAGACCGGGTGCCGGTCAATGTCCGGAACATGGTGCATGGCATGAAGGTTTTGCTGACCGACCGGATGTTCCTGGGGCTGACCTTCATCGGCGGTTTCAGCATGGCCAGTTTCTTTGTCTTCATCGCCAGTGCGTCCTTTGTCTATACCCAGCAGTTCGGGCTGACACCGATGCAGTTCAGTCTGGCCTTTGCGATCAACGCAGCGGGATTCTTCGGTGCCTCCCAGTTCGCCGCGACACTGGGCGACCGGTTCGGGATGGAGCGGGTGGTCGCAATGGCTGTTGTCGGTTTCTTTATCCTCACATCGACCCTGCTGATGGTCACTCTGGCCGGTTATGTTTCGCTGCCAATCGTGGTTGGTTTCCTGTTCTGCGCGAATGCCTGCCTCGGACTGGTGATCCCGACGGCGATGGTGCTGGCACTTGATGCACACGGGCATATTGCCGGGCTTGCCTCATCGCTGGGGGGCACGCTGCAGATGGTCTGTGGCGGTGTGATGATTGCCATTGCCAGCCAGTTCTTTGACGGCACCACAACGCCGATGGTGTTCGCGATTGCGGTCTGTGGCTGGTGTGTGCTGACCATCCGGCTGTTCCTGTTTGCCGGTCGCAACAGGGCGCGTGGTCTGACCTGA
- a CDS encoding phenylalanine--tRNA ligase subunit beta gives MKFTLSWLKDHLETDATVEQVAEQLTMLGLEVEEIVDRAAALQGFTIAYVREARQHPNADRLRVCDVETADGMVQVVCGAPNARTGMKGVFAASGMEIPGTGITLKPSKIRDVDSNGMLCSERELMISDEHDGIIDLPGDAPVGMSAVEYMGLDDPMIEIAITPDRGDCLGVRGIARDLAAAGLGTLKPLDTSAVKGSYVSPVGLSLDKLAATPDACPMFVGRHFTGVKNGPSPDWLQRRLTAIGLRPISALVDITNYVSYDLGRPLHVFDADTLSVRIAPRLAKEGETFVALDDKEYVLNDEVCVIADDAKAHAIGGVMGGVESGCTDETVNVFLEVATFDPIRTAMAGRRLGIDSDARYRFERGVDPEFLIDGAEIAARMILDFCGGETSELLVAGSPPEWKRSYAFRPSRVAGLGGLDVPEAESVSILETLGFIVAKAGEAISVSPPSWRWDVHGEADLVEEVLRVKGFDNIPAVSLPREQTIPTPVLTLKQRRRATARRLLASRGMHECVTWSFMPRALASLFGGGQDALMLANPISSDLDSMRPSILPNLIDAARRNAARGMGDLALFELGPQYAGDQPDDQAIVAAGVRTGDMVGRHWSGARRAVDAFDAKADVLAALTAIGAPADRLQTDRDVPGWYHPGRAGRLSLGPKNTIAVFGDIHPRVLKALDISGPVVAFEIYLDNLPEPKSKDVRTRPLLKASSLQAVDRDFAFIVDEDVPAEKVVRAALSADRKLIVAADVFDVYRGENIGADRKSLALSVTLQPVEATLTDEQIDKVAAAVVSNVAKLTGGVLRG, from the coding sequence ATGAAGTTCACATTATCCTGGCTGAAGGATCATCTGGAAACCGACGCCACTGTTGAGCAGGTTGCCGAACAGCTCACCATGCTCGGCCTGGAGGTCGAGGAAATCGTTGACCGTGCTGCGGCACTTCAGGGTTTCACCATCGCCTATGTCCGGGAAGCCCGGCAGCATCCGAATGCTGACCGGCTGCGGGTCTGCGACGTGGAAACCGCTGATGGCATGGTTCAGGTTGTCTGTGGTGCGCCGAATGCACGCACCGGCATGAAGGGTGTCTTTGCGGCCTCCGGCATGGAAATTCCGGGGACGGGTATCACCCTGAAGCCGTCGAAGATCCGGGATGTCGACTCAAACGGCATGCTCTGCTCTGAGCGTGAGCTGATGATTTCCGACGAACATGACGGCATCATTGATCTGCCCGGGGACGCGCCGGTTGGCATGTCCGCCGTGGAATATATGGGTCTCGACGACCCGATGATCGAAATTGCGATTACCCCGGACCGGGGTGACTGCCTTGGTGTGCGCGGTATTGCCCGTGATCTGGCGGCGGCGGGTCTCGGAACCCTCAAGCCGCTCGATACCAGCGCGGTAAAAGGCAGTTATGTCAGCCCGGTCGGCCTGTCACTCGACAAGCTGGCGGCGACACCGGATGCCTGCCCGATGTTTGTCGGCCGTCATTTCACCGGCGTGAAGAATGGCCCCAGCCCGGACTGGCTGCAACGCCGCCTGACGGCTATTGGCCTGCGCCCGATCTCGGCGCTGGTGGATATCACCAACTATGTCTCCTACGATCTTGGCCGGCCGCTGCATGTCTTTGATGCAGATACGCTTTCGGTCCGGATTGCCCCCCGGCTGGCAAAGGAGGGAGAAACCTTTGTCGCTCTCGACGACAAGGAATATGTCCTGAACGATGAAGTCTGTGTCATTGCCGACGATGCGAAAGCCCACGCCATTGGCGGCGTTATGGGCGGGGTGGAAAGCGGCTGCACGGACGAGACCGTCAATGTGTTTCTGGAAGTCGCGACCTTTGATCCCATCCGCACGGCGATGGCGGGGCGCCGGCTGGGTATCGATTCCGATGCCCGTTACCGGTTTGAGCGCGGTGTGGACCCGGAATTTCTGATCGACGGTGCTGAAATTGCGGCCCGGATGATTCTGGACTTCTGCGGTGGCGAAACCTCCGAATTGCTGGTTGCCGGATCACCGCCGGAATGGAAGCGCAGCTATGCATTCAGGCCCTCCCGTGTGGCGGGACTTGGCGGACTGGATGTGCCGGAAGCGGAAAGTGTCAGTATTCTGGAGACCCTCGGCTTCATCGTTGCGAAGGCCGGGGAGGCGATCAGCGTCTCACCACCGTCCTGGCGCTGGGATGTGCATGGCGAGGCCGATCTGGTTGAGGAAGTCCTGCGGGTTAAGGGATTCGACAATATCCCGGCGGTTTCACTGCCCCGCGAACAGACCATCCCGACACCGGTGCTGACCCTGAAGCAGCGCCGCCGGGCAACAGCCCGTCGGCTGCTGGCGTCGCGTGGCATGCATGAATGTGTCACCTGGTCATTCATGCCGCGTGCTCTCGCGTCGCTTTTCGGCGGTGGACAGGATGCCCTGATGCTGGCCAACCCGATCTCGTCGGATCTCGACAGCATGCGCCCGTCGATCCTGCCGAACCTGATTGACGCCGCCCGCCGGAATGCGGCCCGTGGCATGGGTGATCTCGCGCTGTTTGAACTCGGCCCGCAATATGCCGGTGATCAGCCTGACGATCAGGCCATCGTTGCCGCCGGTGTCCGCACGGGAGATATGGTTGGCCGCCACTGGTCCGGTGCCCGCCGCGCCGTCGATGCCTTTGACGCGAAGGCGGATGTGCTGGCAGCGCTGACAGCGATTGGTGCACCGGCAGACCGGTTGCAGACAGACCGGGATGTCCCGGGCTGGTATCATCCGGGCCGGGCGGGCCGTCTGTCACTGGGGCCGAAGAACACGATTGCGGTGTTTGGTGACATTCATCCCCGCGTTCTCAAGGCGCTGGATATTTCCGGTCCGGTTGTTGCGTTCGAGATCTATCTCGACAATCTGCCGGAGCCGAAATCGAAGGATGTCCGCACCCGTCCGCTGCTGAAGGCCTCCAGCCTGCAGGCGGTTGACCGGGATTTTGCCTTCATCGTCGATGAGGATGTTCCGGCAGAAAAGGTCGTCCGGGCGGCGCTTAGCGCAGACCGGAAGCTGATCGTGGCTGCGGATGTCTTTGACGTCTATCGTGGTGAGAATATCGGCGCGGACCGCAAGTCACTGGCACTCAGCGTGACCCTGCAACCGGTTGAAGCAACCCTGACCGACGAACAGATCGACAAGGTTGCGGCTGCCGTTGTCAGCAATGTTGCGAAGCTGACCGGCGGCGTTCTGCGGGGGTAA
- a CDS encoding molecular chaperone Hsp33 — protein sequence MGRGGKSPACTKRDSGLVSELTTVGTPIRVTPPTGEDVVRPFIIEAGNVRGRITRLNASLHQVLSRHDYPEPVSYLLGETLVLSVLLSSALKYDGKFILQMKGEGAVSMLVVDVTSEGEVRGYARFDEEALAAVDPAAIEAAPVMALLKGGYLAFTVDQGPDTDIYQGIVPLEGDRLADCVLDYFQRSEQIETAAEIAVGRTPFGEWVGCGMMLQRLPTETLPKGVTVEEAEDDWARHRLLMSSLKAEEMLDLQLTGIDLIWRLFNEDDVRVADERPVSARSECCRNRLLSAMMSFGKDDIDDMMEEGRVTVTCEFCRADFQFTQAELESPADTNQE from the coding sequence CTGGGACGAGGCGGAAAATCGCCTGCATGCACAAAAAGGGATTCTGGCCTGGTGTCTGAGCTGACAACAGTCGGTACGCCGATCCGGGTAACACCGCCAACCGGTGAGGATGTTGTCCGCCCCTTCATCATTGAGGCGGGCAATGTCCGTGGCCGTATCACGCGCCTGAATGCCTCCCTGCATCAGGTCCTCAGCCGGCATGACTATCCGGAACCGGTCTCGTATCTGCTGGGTGAGACGCTGGTGCTGTCGGTGCTGCTGTCGTCGGCGCTGAAATATGACGGCAAGTTCATCCTGCAGATGAAGGGTGAGGGTGCGGTCTCGATGCTGGTTGTCGATGTGACCAGCGAGGGCGAGGTTCGTGGCTACGCCCGGTTTGACGAGGAAGCCCTGGCGGCGGTTGATCCCGCAGCCATCGAGGCGGCCCCGGTCATGGCTTTGCTCAAGGGCGGATATCTGGCTTTCACTGTGGATCAGGGCCCGGATACGGATATCTATCAGGGTATTGTCCCGCTGGAAGGTGACCGGCTGGCCGATTGCGTGCTGGATTACTTCCAGCGTTCGGAACAGATTGAAACAGCGGCTGAAATCGCGGTCGGGCGGACCCCGTTCGGAGAATGGGTCGGCTGTGGCATGATGTTGCAGCGTCTGCCGACGGAAACCCTGCCGAAAGGTGTTACAGTCGAAGAAGCCGAAGATGACTGGGCCCGGCACCGCCTGCTGATGAGCAGCCTGAAGGCAGAAGAGATGCTGGATCTGCAACTTACCGGGATTGATCTGATCTGGCGGCTGTTCAACGAAGATGATGTGCGTGTGGCTGATGAGCGGCCTGTTTCGGCGCGGTCAGAATGCTGCCGCAATCGCCTGTTATCAGCTATGATGTCATTCGGAAAAGATGACATTGACGATATGATGGAAGAAGGCCGCGTCACCGTCACCTGCGAATTCTGCCGTGCGGATTTCCAGTTCACACAGGCAGAGCTTGAATCACCGGCCGACACAAATCAGGAGTAG
- the pheS gene encoding phenylalanine--tRNA ligase subunit alpha, whose protein sequence is MSSIDDLRQELATAVDQAADLKALEAIRIDALGKKGRITDMMKSLGGMDPDARREAGQSLNALKTEIAAAIEGRKTTLEDAELEQRLAADRIDVSLSSRPETDGRLHPISQTYDEVVSIFAELGFTVAEGPDIEDDFHNFTALNIPPEHPARQMHDTFYLPEKEDGSRMLLRTHTSPVQVRTMLSQKPPIRILVPGRTFRSDSDMTHTPMFHQFEGLVIDKATHMGHLRGCLLDFCKAYFEVDDLPMRFRPSYFPFTEPSAEVDIGCSRAGGELRIGAGDDWLEILGCGMVHPKVLEYCNLDPAEYQGFAFGMGLERMAMLKYGIPDLRTFFDSDLRWLRHYGFASLDVPTMSGGISQ, encoded by the coding sequence ATGAGCAGCATCGACGATCTGAGACAGGAACTCGCAACCGCCGTTGATCAGGCCGCCGACCTCAAGGCGCTCGAAGCCATTCGCATCGACGCGCTGGGCAAGAAGGGTCGCATCACCGACATGATGAAAAGCCTCGGTGGTATGGACCCGGATGCACGCCGCGAAGCCGGACAGTCGCTGAATGCGCTGAAAACCGAGATTGCCGCCGCCATTGAGGGTCGCAAGACAACGCTGGAAGATGCGGAACTGGAGCAGCGTCTGGCTGCTGACCGGATTGATGTGAGCCTGTCATCGCGCCCGGAAACGGATGGCCGCCTGCATCCGATCAGCCAGACTTATGATGAAGTTGTGTCGATTTTTGCCGAACTGGGATTCACCGTCGCCGAAGGTCCGGATATCGAAGATGATTTCCATAACTTCACGGCGCTGAACATTCCGCCGGAACATCCTGCCCGTCAGATGCATGACACGTTCTATCTGCCGGAAAAGGAAGATGGCTCACGCATGCTGCTGCGGACCCATACCTCTCCGGTTCAGGTGCGTACCATGCTGTCGCAGAAGCCGCCGATTCGGATTCTGGTGCCGGGCCGCACTTTCCGTTCGGACAGCGACATGACCCATACACCGATGTTTCATCAGTTCGAAGGGCTGGTGATCGACAAGGCCACCCATATGGGTCACCTGCGCGGTTGCCTGCTGGATTTCTGCAAGGCCTATTTCGAGGTTGATGACCTGCCGATGCGGTTCCGCCCGAGTTATTTCCCGTTCACGGAGCCCAGTGCCGAAGTCGATATCGGCTGTTCGCGGGCTGGCGGTGAACTGCGGATCGGCGCCGGTGACGACTGGCTGGAGATTCTCGGCTGCGGCATGGTGCATCCGAAGGTGCTGGAATATTGCAATCTCGACCCGGCTGAATATCAGGGCTTTGCCTTCGGTATGGGGCTGGAGCGGATGGCGATGCTGAAATATGGCATTCCCGATCTTCGCACCTTCTTCGACAGCGATCTGCGCTGGCTGCGTCATTACGGTTTTGCGTCGCTGGATGTACCAACCATGAGCGGGGGGATCAGCCAATGA
- a CDS encoding LysR family transcriptional regulator — MNYDDPGIPEKLSQATAFLAAIARDGSFSKAAERLGVHQSAISHRVRGLEEALGIPLFERTTRKLNLTDAGEILCAAATRSMAEWEAATDQLRRNRDSDVIRLSLPSSLAMKWLLPALPRAATTGLDIAIDVSDGLVDFSRRQADAAIRFGHGPYPGLHATRLAACRLQPVAAAGYDLNGRDIATLAASRDVTFLGDRRGETDDTGFSWQAWFDGAGPAPADFTPGQTFDRADLMLQAAIAGAGIGLGRTLLVEADIRAGFLQPLDKAVPMRSAYWLVCSPTFAATERHARLLRWLKQEVRRTTDAHP; from the coding sequence ATGAATTATGATGATCCCGGAATCCCGGAAAAGCTGTCACAGGCAACCGCCTTTCTGGCCGCCATTGCCCGCGACGGCAGCTTTTCGAAGGCGGCGGAGCGGCTCGGCGTCCATCAGTCGGCAATCAGCCACCGGGTGCGCGGACTGGAAGAGGCGCTGGGGATCCCCCTGTTTGAACGGACCACGCGAAAACTGAACCTGACCGACGCCGGGGAAATTCTCTGTGCCGCCGCGACCCGTTCAATGGCAGAATGGGAGGCCGCGACCGATCAGCTGCGGCGCAACCGGGACAGCGACGTGATCCGGCTGTCCCTGCCCTCATCGCTGGCGATGAAATGGCTGCTGCCCGCCCTTCCCCGCGCCGCGACGACCGGTCTCGATATCGCCATAGATGTTTCAGACGGCCTGGTTGATTTCAGCCGCCGGCAGGCAGATGCCGCCATTCGTTTCGGGCACGGCCCCTATCCCGGATTACATGCCACCCGGCTTGCCGCCTGTCGCCTGCAACCGGTCGCCGCAGCGGGTTATGACCTGAACGGACGCGATATCGCCACGCTGGCGGCATCACGGGACGTGACCTTTCTGGGAGACCGCCGGGGAGAGACCGATGATACCGGCTTCAGCTGGCAGGCCTGGTTCGACGGCGCCGGGCCTGCCCCGGCAGACTTCACACCCGGCCAGACCTTCGACCGCGCCGACCTGATGTTGCAGGCAGCGATTGCCGGGGCAGGTATCGGTCTTGGCAGAACCCTGCTGGTCGAAGCTGACATCCGCGCAGGTTTTCTGCAGCCACTGGACAAGGCCGTTCCCATGCGGTCCGCCTACTGGCTGGTCTGCAGCCCGACCTTTGCAGCGACCGAGCGTCATGCCCGGCTGCTCAGATGGCTGAAACAGGAAGTCAGGCGGACAACTGACGCCCACCCGTAA
- the argF gene encoding ornithine carbamoyltransferase yields MSSVKHFLDLDRFEEGELRQMLDLAVAHKTGTTPNPRPLVGKTLALIFEKPSTRTRVSFDVGMRQLGGDVVVLSPAETQLGRGETVADTARVLSRYVDAIMIRTDKESKLLELAEYASVPVINGLTDRTHPCQLMADVMTFEEHRGPIAGKSIAWVGDGNNMATSWVQAAVKFRFDLRMACPEELSPPQEVLDWAENHQGRVSVTTDPAKALADVDCVVTDTWVSMGDRDAAVRQDLLSPYQIDQEKMGLARNDAIFMHCLPAHRDEEVTADVIDGPSSVIWDEAENRLHAQKGILAWCLS; encoded by the coding sequence ATGAGCAGCGTGAAGCACTTCCTGGACCTGGACAGGTTCGAGGAAGGTGAGTTGCGGCAGATGCTTGATCTGGCCGTGGCTCACAAGACCGGCACAACCCCCAACCCGCGCCCGCTGGTTGGCAAGACCCTGGCGCTGATTTTCGAGAAGCCCTCGACCCGGACCCGTGTGTCCTTTGATGTCGGGATGCGCCAGCTTGGCGGTGATGTGGTTGTCTTGTCACCCGCAGAGACCCAGCTTGGCCGGGGCGAGACGGTGGCTGATACGGCGCGGGTGCTGTCCCGGTATGTCGATGCCATCATGATCCGTACCGACAAGGAATCGAAGCTTCTGGAACTGGCGGAATATGCGTCGGTGCCGGTTATCAATGGCCTGACCGACCGGACCCATCCCTGTCAGCTGATGGCGGATGTGATGACCTTTGAGGAACATCGCGGGCCGATTGCGGGCAAGTCGATTGCCTGGGTTGGCGACGGTAACAATATGGCAACCAGCTGGGTTCAGGCGGCGGTGAAATTCCGTTTTGATCTGCGCATGGCCTGCCCGGAAGAGCTGTCGCCCCCGCAGGAGGTGCTGGACTGGGCCGAGAACCATCAGGGCCGGGTGTCGGTTACCACCGATCCCGCGAAGGCACTGGCCGATGTGGACTGTGTTGTCACGGACACCTGGGTTTCCATGGGTGACCGTGATGCAGCCGTTCGTCAGGACCTGCTCAGCCCCTATCAGATCGATCAGGAGAAAATGGGTCTGGCCCGCAATGATGCGATTTTCATGCATTGCCTGCCGGCACATCGTGATGAGGAAGTCACCGCTGACGTGATCGATGGTCCGTCTTCAGTGATCTGGGACGAGGCGGAAAATCGCCTGCATGCACAAAAAGGGATTCTGGCCTGGTGTCTGAGCTGA
- a CDS encoding acetylornithine/succinylornithine family transaminase — protein sequence MTSAVMPTYARFDLEFDRGEGCYLYTVDGRRFLDFTSGIAVNALGHAHPHLVKTLQEQAGKLWHVSNLYRIPDQERLAERLVAHSFADYAFFCNSGAEALECGIKMARKHFYDKGQTEKYRVICADGSFHGRTLATISAGGSAKVKKGFDPLVDAFDHVPFGNMNELRNAITPQTAAILVEPIQGEGGIQVGQLDYLRALRETADEFGILLHYDEVQCGIGRTGKLFAYEWAGKAAPDIISLAKGLGGGFPVGACLATADAASGMTAGAHGTTFGGNPLAMATANAVLDVVLGDGFLDHVDRTARALWDQLTDLQKRYPTVIEQVRGAGLMLGLKCVVDSGKFIATMMDNQMLAVGAADNVVRLLPPLIMGEAEAEQAMAALEATCKTLAAEA from the coding sequence GTGACATCTGCCGTGATGCCGACCTATGCGCGGTTCGACCTGGAGTTCGACCGGGGTGAAGGCTGCTATCTGTATACGGTGGACGGGCGACGATTCCTCGATTTTACATCCGGCATTGCGGTCAATGCCCTTGGTCATGCGCATCCCCATCTGGTGAAAACCCTGCAGGAGCAGGCGGGCAAGCTCTGGCATGTTTCGAACCTGTACCGGATTCCGGATCAGGAACGGCTGGCGGAACGGCTGGTCGCCCATTCCTTTGCTGACTACGCGTTCTTCTGCAATTCCGGTGCCGAGGCGCTGGAATGCGGGATCAAGATGGCGCGGAAGCATTTCTATGATAAGGGCCAGACCGAGAAATACCGGGTGATCTGTGCTGACGGGTCCTTCCATGGGCGGACACTGGCGACCATCTCTGCCGGTGGGTCTGCCAAGGTGAAGAAGGGCTTTGATCCGCTGGTCGATGCCTTTGACCATGTGCCTTTCGGCAATATGAACGAGCTGCGCAATGCCATCACACCGCAGACGGCGGCCATTCTGGTGGAGCCGATTCAGGGTGAGGGCGGTATTCAGGTGGGACAGCTGGATTACCTCCGGGCGCTGCGTGAGACGGCGGACGAGTTCGGTATCCTGCTGCATTATGATGAAGTCCAGTGCGGCATTGGCCGGACCGGCAAGCTGTTCGCCTATGAATGGGCGGGCAAGGCGGCGCCGGATATCATTTCACTGGCCAAAGGGCTTGGCGGCGGCTTCCCCGTGGGGGCCTGTCTGGCGACCGCAGATGCCGCTTCCGGCATGACGGCGGGTGCGCATGGCACCACCTTCGGCGGCAACCCGCTGGCGATGGCGACTGCGAATGCGGTGCTTGATGTGGTGCTGGGCGATGGCTTCCTCGACCATGTTGACCGTACTGCGCGGGCGCTGTGGGATCAGCTGACTGATCTGCAGAAACGCTATCCCACGGTGATTGAACAGGTCCGTGGCGCGGGCCTGATGCTGGGTCTGAAATGTGTTGTCGATTCCGGCAAGTTCATCGCGACGATGATGGATAACCAGATGCTGGCTGTCGGTGCGGCAGATAATGTCGTGCGCCTGCTGCCGCCGCTGATCATGGGTGAGGCCGAGGCAGAACAGGCGATGGCTGCGCTGGAAGCCACTTGCAAGACACTGGCGGCAGAAGCATGA